Proteins from one Hydrogenophaga sp. SL48 genomic window:
- a CDS encoding cation:proton antiporter: MQILTSLLTLIVLARVLGHLLTRWGQPAIVGEMVAGIVLGPAVLGLVEPNPALSGIASLAIFLVVLDAGLEMSFKGVQAAMRGRGFIVAVVAFFLPFGAGAAVAWAFDQDLMRTIFLGLCISITAMPVAVKMLDEMGLLQTAIGRYSVSTAVINDILALFILGVLLALPAQSSWAAIFATGGMVTLKLLVLALAVLGLNALLNLLHRRGVEVSAGPEKLAAMFGPEAVFGIVIVFVLAFGSLSESLGFHFVIGAFFAALLLDKRQFVAARYEDLRRTLSSITGGFLAPVFFAYLGLEFQISALADVGFVAAVLFAAIASKVLAGWLGGRAIGMSSREALGLGFILNGRGAMELVVASIALERGFIGQGMFSVLVLMGVVTTLLAPISFNAIVDQQMRERYRDTGQL, encoded by the coding sequence ATGCAGATCCTCACAAGCTTGTTGACGCTGATCGTGCTGGCGAGGGTGCTCGGGCACCTGCTCACGCGCTGGGGCCAGCCGGCCATCGTCGGCGAGATGGTGGCGGGCATCGTGCTCGGGCCGGCGGTGCTCGGGCTGGTCGAACCGAACCCGGCGCTCTCGGGCATCGCGTCGCTGGCGATCTTCCTGGTCGTGCTCGACGCCGGCCTGGAGATGAGCTTCAAGGGCGTGCAGGCCGCCATGCGCGGCCGTGGATTCATCGTCGCCGTGGTCGCTTTCTTCCTGCCCTTTGGCGCGGGTGCCGCCGTGGCCTGGGCCTTTGACCAGGACCTGATGCGCACCATCTTCCTGGGGCTGTGCATCTCCATCACGGCGATGCCCGTGGCGGTGAAGATGCTCGACGAAATGGGCTTGCTGCAAACGGCCATCGGGCGCTATTCGGTGTCCACGGCGGTCATCAACGACATCCTCGCGCTGTTCATCCTGGGCGTGCTGCTGGCGTTGCCGGCGCAGTCCAGCTGGGCGGCGATCTTCGCCACCGGTGGGATGGTGACGCTCAAGCTGCTGGTGCTGGCCCTGGCCGTGCTGGGGCTCAACGCGCTGCTCAACCTGCTGCACCGGCGCGGGGTCGAGGTGTCGGCCGGGCCGGAGAAGCTGGCCGCCATGTTCGGCCCCGAGGCCGTGTTCGGCATCGTCATCGTCTTTGTGCTGGCCTTCGGATCGCTCAGCGAGAGCCTGGGCTTCCACTTCGTCATCGGGGCGTTTTTCGCGGCCTTGTTGCTGGACAAGCGCCAGTTCGTGGCCGCGCGTTATGAGGACCTGCGCCGCACGCTCAGCTCGATCACGGGCGGCTTCCTCGCGCCGGTGTTCTTTGCCTACCTGGGGCTGGAGTTCCAGATCTCGGCCCTGGCCGATGTCGGCTTCGTCGCCGCGGTGCTGTTCGCCGCCATCGCGTCGAAGGTGCTGGCGGGCTGGCTGGGCGGGCGCGCCATCGGCATGTCCAGCCGCGAGGCCCTGGGCCTGGGTTTCATCCTCAACGGCCGGGGCGCGATGGAGCTGGTGGTGGCCAGCATCGCGCTGGAGCGCGGCTTCATCGGCCAGGGCATGTTCTCGGTGCTGGTGCTGATGGGCGTGGTGACCACGCTGCTGGCGCCCATCTCGTTCAATGCCATCGTGGACCAGCAGATGCGGGAGCGTTACCGCGACACCGGCCAGCTGTGA
- a CDS encoding PepSY domain-containing protein — protein MKSHPSLRHGLLVLSLGLAALPTWAGDDCDAPLNRWQTREAVRQMAAAQGWQIQRLKIDDGCYEILGTDAQGRSFKAKIDPETLKVLKMKQDQHQRARERDHGEDGAARQTRPPPPDGAAVPSPLPSPVSAPGSAPRGQIE, from the coding sequence ATGAAATCCCACCCCTCTTTGCGGCACGGCCTGCTGGTGCTGTCCCTGGGCCTGGCCGCCCTGCCCACATGGGCCGGTGACGATTGCGACGCGCCGCTGAATCGCTGGCAGACGCGTGAGGCCGTGCGGCAGATGGCCGCTGCACAGGGCTGGCAGATCCAGCGCCTGAAGATCGACGACGGCTGCTATGAAATTCTCGGCACGGATGCCCAGGGACGCAGCTTCAAAGCCAAGATCGACCCGGAAACCCTGAAGGTGTTGAAGATGAAGCAAGACCAGCACCAGCGTGCCCGGGAACGCGATCATGGTGAGGACGGTGCTGCGCGGCAGACCCGACCGCCGCCACCGGACGGCGCCGCCGTGCCATCGCCCCTGCCATCACCTGTTTCAGCCCCTGGCAGCGCGCCGCGCGGCCAGATCGAGTAA
- a CDS encoding LysR family transcriptional regulator produces MTPLDFNLLLTLDVLLTEQNVARAAQRLKLSPSAMSRALARLRETTGDPLLVRAGRGLVPTPRALALRERIGPLVQEIEAVMRPLNALKLSELERTFTLRSSEGFVENFGAALIQRVAAEAPNVRLCFVRKPDKSSTALRDGTVDLETGVVGATMGPEIRAQALFRDRWIGVVRHGHPLQHGARITTEQFAQGRHIAVSRRGVVGGPVDEALAPLGWQRNVVAITGGFVAALALTRGTDLIACVPERHTQSLRGDLHSFALPFPVPAFSVSLFWHPRQQADPAHMWLRRVVLETCGEQDDGDQTGRGLPGSATR; encoded by the coding sequence ATGACCCCGCTCGACTTCAACCTGCTGTTGACCCTGGACGTGCTGCTGACCGAGCAGAACGTCGCCCGAGCCGCCCAACGGCTGAAGCTGAGCCCCTCGGCGATGAGCCGTGCCTTGGCGCGCCTGCGCGAAACCACGGGCGACCCGCTGCTCGTCAGGGCCGGGCGTGGCCTGGTGCCCACGCCCCGCGCGCTGGCGCTGCGCGAGCGCATCGGCCCCCTCGTGCAGGAGATCGAGGCGGTCATGCGCCCGCTGAACGCCCTCAAGCTGAGCGAACTTGAACGGACGTTCACGCTGCGCAGCAGCGAGGGCTTTGTGGAGAACTTCGGTGCGGCGCTGATCCAGCGGGTGGCCGCAGAGGCGCCGAATGTGCGGCTGTGTTTTGTCCGGAAACCCGACAAGAGCAGCACGGCGCTGCGGGACGGGACGGTCGATCTGGAGACCGGCGTGGTGGGCGCCACGATGGGGCCTGAAATCCGCGCGCAGGCGCTGTTCCGCGACCGGTGGATCGGCGTGGTGCGCCACGGGCATCCGCTGCAACACGGAGCGCGCATCACGACAGAACAATTCGCCCAGGGTCGCCACATCGCCGTCTCAAGGCGCGGGGTGGTCGGCGGCCCTGTCGACGAAGCACTGGCGCCTCTCGGGTGGCAGCGCAACGTGGTGGCCATCACAGGCGGCTTCGTGGCCGCCCTGGCGCTCACACGCGGCACCGACCTGATCGCCTGCGTGCCCGAGCGCCACACCCAAAGCCTGCGTGGCGATCTGCACAGCTTCGCGCTGCCGTTCCCCGTGCCGGCGTTCTCCGTTTCCCTGTTCTGGCATCCGCGGCAGCAGGCCGACCCGGCGCACATGTGGTTGCGACGGGTGGTGCTGGAGACCTGTGGCGAGCAGGACGATGGTGATCAGACAGGCCGGGGTCTGCCCGGTTCGGCAACCCGGTGA
- a CDS encoding MFS transporter has product MSLPTPLEAAPATAATPSAPALNRVLFSLSLSMLLSSLGTSIANVALPALAQAFSASFQAVQWVVLAYLLTITVVIVSVGRLGDLVGRRRLMLWGLGVFTLASLAGAASTTLWQLIAARVVQGLGAATMMALSMALVSERVPRHQVGSAMGLLGTVSAVGTALGPTLGGLLIGVCGWNAVFWINVPLGLLALVMAHRHLPPDQASNAAKPVRFDPVGTVLLALSLAAYSLAMTLGRGAFGPVNAGLLLLALLGLGAFVFAEARVAAPLVRLATFRHPVMTAGFAASALVTSVVMATLVVGPFYLTGALQLDATHMGLVMSAGPAVAAVFGAPAGRLVDRVGSHPVGVAGLVLMFLGAATLPIAATTWGATGYAGALGLITAGYASFQSANNTAVMTSATADQRGVVSGLLNLSRNLGLITGASAMGAVFSFGASTTLVATASAQQLTAGLRLTFLVAAALVALGGVLTWVGAAASRRFTSQAEALA; this is encoded by the coding sequence ATGTCCCTTCCCACCCCCCTCGAAGCGGCCCCCGCCACCGCCGCCACCCCCTCGGCACCGGCTCTGAACCGTGTGCTGTTCAGCCTGTCTTTGTCGATGCTGCTGTCGTCGCTGGGCACGAGCATTGCCAACGTCGCCCTGCCCGCCCTGGCGCAGGCGTTTTCCGCGTCGTTCCAGGCGGTGCAGTGGGTGGTGCTGGCCTACCTGCTGACGATCACGGTGGTCATCGTTTCGGTGGGCCGCCTGGGCGACCTGGTGGGCCGGCGCCGGCTCATGCTGTGGGGTCTGGGGGTGTTCACCCTGGCGTCGCTCGCGGGCGCTGCGTCCACCACCCTGTGGCAGCTGATCGCCGCACGCGTGGTTCAGGGCCTGGGTGCCGCCACCATGATGGCGCTGAGCATGGCCCTGGTCAGCGAGCGCGTGCCCAGGCACCAGGTGGGCAGCGCCATGGGGCTGCTGGGCACCGTGTCGGCGGTGGGCACCGCGCTCGGCCCCACCCTGGGCGGCCTGTTGATCGGTGTCTGCGGCTGGAACGCGGTGTTCTGGATCAACGTGCCGCTGGGGCTCCTGGCGCTGGTGATGGCCCACCGCCACCTGCCACCCGACCAGGCCTCCAACGCCGCGAAGCCCGTGCGTTTCGACCCCGTCGGCACGGTGCTGCTGGCGCTCAGCCTCGCGGCCTACTCGCTGGCCATGACGCTCGGGCGCGGCGCCTTCGGCCCCGTCAACGCGGGCCTGTTGCTGCTGGCCTTGCTCGGTCTGGGCGCCTTTGTCTTCGCCGAGGCCCGGGTGGCAGCGCCCCTGGTGCGGCTGGCAACGTTCCGCCACCCGGTGATGACCGCGGGCTTTGCCGCGAGCGCGCTGGTCACCAGCGTGGTGATGGCGACCCTGGTGGTGGGGCCGTTTTATCTGACGGGGGCGCTCCAGCTCGACGCGACGCACATGGGGCTGGTGATGTCGGCCGGCCCGGCCGTGGCCGCCGTGTTCGGCGCGCCGGCTGGACGCCTGGTGGACCGGGTCGGCTCGCACCCGGTGGGCGTGGCGGGGCTGGTGTTGATGTTCCTGGGCGCCGCCACGCTGCCGATCGCGGCCACCACCTGGGGCGCCACCGGCTACGCGGGCGCGCTCGGCCTCATCACGGCAGGTTACGCCAGCTTCCAGTCGGCCAACAACACGGCGGTGATGACCAGCGCCACGGCGGACCAGCGGGGTGTGGTGTCGGGCCTGCTCAATCTCTCGCGCAACCTCGGCCTGATCACCGGCGCATCGGCCATGGGCGCGGTGTTCAGCTTCGGCGCGTCAACCACCCTGGTGGCCACGGCGAGCGCGCAGCAGCTGACGGCGGGCCTGCGCCTCACGTTTCTGGTGGCAGCGGCATTGGTGGCCTTGGGCGGTGTGCTCACGTGGGTGGGCGCGGCCGCTTCGCGTCGCTTCACCTCGCAGGCAGAGGCGCTGGCTTGA
- a CDS encoding flavin-containing monooxygenase, which produces MDSTRNRFDVAIVGGGLAGVVALACARKAGLAAVVLERQGRVGGLWRDLPAWQDIQISAADWTLGDLPLQGVTQPHILANIEAWVQRFDLADGIRLNTPVHGARQDGAGWALTTPAGEVHARHLVAATGAHNTPVIPACARTASTVREFHSSTLRDPGLLTGRDVLVVGGGASAFDLLDQCFQHGARRVAWAFRGTRWFVPTFKPKHIAGSVRGFARLQASGMGHEQQSATIGADMRARYEKFGITDLMPAHDFDVRHDQLIPGRPGMLEHFADIERHRASVDAIAGGTVTLSDGQRVEADLLLWGTGYSVDLSYFDLPAIASIPTLEALTARCGCIFRSLDAANLYFPGVGLDGIGSAAWSYSLLCRSIMSHIRGTARLDNEVVGHKVNHFDIVNHLAPRDPGSYPPDTWPAHYRDIALNTPDGQPYPLP; this is translated from the coding sequence ATGGACAGCACCCGCAACCGATTCGACGTGGCCATCGTGGGCGGCGGCCTGGCCGGCGTCGTGGCCCTGGCCTGTGCGCGCAAGGCCGGGCTCGCGGCCGTCGTGCTGGAGCGGCAGGGCCGGGTCGGCGGGCTGTGGCGCGACCTCCCGGCGTGGCAGGACATCCAGATCAGCGCCGCCGACTGGACGCTCGGCGATCTGCCGCTGCAGGGGGTCACGCAGCCGCACATCCTGGCCAACATCGAGGCCTGGGTTCAGCGCTTCGACCTGGCCGACGGCATCCGGCTGAACACGCCCGTGCACGGGGCCCGCCAGGACGGCGCGGGCTGGGCGCTGACGACGCCGGCGGGTGAGGTGCACGCGCGGCACCTCGTGGCGGCCACGGGGGCACACAACACGCCGGTCATCCCCGCGTGCGCGCGCACCGCCAGCACGGTGCGCGAGTTCCATTCCAGCACCTTGCGCGACCCGGGCCTGCTCACCGGCCGCGACGTGCTGGTGGTCGGCGGCGGGGCCTCGGCCTTCGACCTGCTGGACCAGTGTTTCCAGCACGGCGCCCGGCGGGTGGCCTGGGCCTTCCGTGGCACGCGGTGGTTCGTGCCCACCTTCAAGCCCAAGCACATCGCCGGCAGCGTGCGCGGGTTTGCGAGGTTGCAGGCCAGCGGCATGGGGCACGAACAGCAGAGCGCCACCATCGGAGCCGACATGCGGGCACGCTACGAAAAATTCGGCATCACCGACCTGATGCCCGCGCACGACTTCGACGTGCGGCACGACCAGCTCATTCCCGGGCGCCCCGGCATGCTGGAACACTTTGCGGACATCGAACGCCACCGCGCCAGCGTGGACGCCATCGCCGGCGGCACGGTCACGCTGTCGGACGGGCAGCGTGTCGAGGCGGACCTGCTGCTCTGGGGCACCGGCTACAGCGTCGACCTGTCGTACTTCGACCTGCCCGCCATCGCGTCGATCCCCACGCTGGAGGCCCTGACCGCGCGCTGCGGCTGCATCTTCCGCAGCCTGGACGCCGCCAACCTGTATTTCCCCGGCGTCGGCCTGGACGGCATCGGCTCGGCGGCCTGGTCGTATTCGCTGCTGTGCCGTTCCATCATGTCGCACATCCGCGGCACCGCACGGCTCGACAACGAGGTGGTGGGCCACAAGGTCAACCACTTCGACATCGTCAACCACCTGGCCCCGCGCGACCCGGGCAGCTACCCGCCCGACACCTGGCCAGCGCACTACCGCGACATCGCGCTCAACACCCCGGACGGGCAGCCCTACCCCCTGCCTTGA
- a CDS encoding GNAT family N-acetyltransferase — protein MSQELNVSLIWSHSTDGLDWDELTALYAAAPLGNKNPIGLKTAFTNSMFKCFVYDGEKLVGVGRALADGVDCSYICDVALLPSHQGLGLGKQIVARLVALSRGHKKIILYSVPGKESFYKTLGFKRMNTAMAIFEDQAGAQARGYVNET, from the coding sequence ATGTCACAGGAGCTCAACGTGTCGCTCATTTGGTCCCATTCCACCGACGGTCTCGACTGGGATGAACTCACCGCTCTGTACGCCGCTGCGCCGCTCGGAAACAAAAATCCGATCGGGCTGAAGACCGCGTTCACCAACAGCATGTTCAAGTGTTTCGTCTACGACGGTGAAAAGCTCGTCGGTGTGGGGCGGGCGCTGGCCGATGGCGTCGATTGCTCGTACATCTGCGATGTTGCGCTGCTTCCCAGTCATCAAGGTCTGGGGCTTGGAAAACAGATCGTTGCCCGACTGGTGGCGCTGTCCCGCGGACACAAGAAGATCATTCTTTATTCGGTGCCCGGCAAAGAGTCGTTCTACAAGACGCTGGGTTTCAAACGCATGAACACCGCCATGGCGATCTTTGAGGATCAGGCGGGTGCCCAAGCGCGGGGGTATGTCAACGAGACCTGA